The following proteins come from a genomic window of Lolium rigidum isolate FL_2022 chromosome 5, APGP_CSIRO_Lrig_0.1, whole genome shotgun sequence:
- the LOC124655252 gene encoding uncharacterized protein LOC124655252, which produces MPSLQKALPPELADNALRLYRECLRRAKFIGSQQHNTGLLVSMVRQQFKKNMHETDPEKIQKMKDDAARGLINHIIYESEKMTGRKFSG; this is translated from the exons ATGCCGTCACTTCAAAAGGCTTTACCTCCAGAACTTGCTGATAATGCACTCAGA TTATACCGCGAATGCTTAAGGAGGGCTAAGTTCATCGGGAGTCAG CAACACAACACCGGGCTTCTTGTTTCCATGGTGAGACAACAGTTCAAGAAAAACATGCATGAAACTGATCCAGAGAAGATACAGAAAATGAAGGATGA TGCGGCAAGGGGTCTTATCAATCACATTATTTACGAGTCCGAGAAGATGACAGGGCGTAAGTTCTCAGGTTAA